A stretch of the Nicotiana tabacum cultivar K326 chromosome 6, ASM71507v2, whole genome shotgun sequence genome encodes the following:
- the LOC107819422 gene encoding protein phosphatase 2C 51: MIDNLKDTSPAAERGCRLTALMESGGIAKVDLNEKHQNFARQKRLNVRRLKKLSENFRFYAADYRYYKRKKPENNSVTDGVITVDQVQLGTTSSEVKTVRERLQRVTCGSHGLISLIGRRREMEDAVTVKPGLLSKGNRKYDFFGVYDGHGGSRAAHVCREWLHRLVIEEVVEEEDEESINWEKVMRESFVKMDEEVEKNGAEMATMGSTAVVAMVSEEEVIVANCGDSRAVLSRGGVTVPLSIDHKPDRPDELDRIENSGGKVINWNGHRVLGVLATSRSIGDTYLKPYVIPDPEVKVSKRTDADEFLILASDGLWDVIPNDVACDVTRRCLNGQMKRPCSQQSKSHSKINEKDEQTSDEVKKENLAAQAASFLAELAIARGSEDNISVIVIELNRSVCSTSK; this comes from the exons ATGATTGATAACCTTAAAGATACGTCGCCGGCAGCCGAAAGAGGTTGTCGGCTAACGGCGTTAATGGAGTCCGGTGGAATAGCAAAAGTAGATCTTAACGAGAAACATCAAAATTTCGCTCGTCAAAAGAGATTGAATGTACGTCGATTGAAAAAATTGTCGGAAAATTTCCGTTTCTATGCCGCCGATTACAGGTATTATAAGAGGAAAAAACCTGAAAATAATAGCGTAACTGATGGTGTAATTACTGTTGATCAAGTTCAACTGGGGACTACTTCCAGTGAAGTGAAAACAGTAAGAGAGAGGTTACAACGTGTCACGTGCGGGTCGCATGGGTTGATATCGTTGATCGGTCGAAGACGAGAAATGGAAGATGCAGTAACAGTGAAGCCGGGGTTGTTGAGTAAAGGTAATAGAAAGTATGATTTTTTCGGAGTTTACGATGGGCATGGAGGGTCACGTGCAGCGCACGTTTGCCGTGAATGGCTGCACCGTTTGGTGATAGAGGAAGttgtagaagaagaagatgaagagagtATTAATTGGGAGAAAGTGATGAGGGAGAGTTTTGTTAAAATGGACGAAGAGGTGGAGAAGAACGGGGCGGAAATGGCGACGATGGGATCAACGGCTGTGGTAGCTATGGTGTCAGAGGAAGAAGTGATTGTTGCCAATTGTGGGGATTCAAGAGCTGTGCTTTCACGTGGTGGAGTTACAGTGCCTTTGTCTATTGACCATAAG CCTGACAGACCTGATGAGCTGGATAGAATTGAAAATTCAGGTGGGAAAGTTATAAATTGGAATGGGCATCGAGTCTTAGGAGTTCTTGCTACCTCAAGATCCATAG GTGATACCTACCTTAAACCATATGTGATACCAGATCCTGAAGTCAAGGTGAGCAAAAGGACTGATGCAGATGAGTTCTTAATACTTGCAAGTGACGGACTATGGGATGTCATTCCAAACGATGTTGCATGTGACGTTACAAGAAGATGTTTGAATGGTCAAATGAAGAGGCCGTGCTCTCAACAAAGCAAATCCCATAGTAAAATAAACGAGAAAGATGAGCAGACAAGTGATGAAGTCAAGAAAGAAAACCTTGCCGCACAGGCAGCTTCCTTCCTTGCAGAATTAGCAATTGCTCGCGGTAGTGAAGATAACATCAGTGTAATTGTCATTGAATTGAACAGATCTGTATGTTCGACCAGTAAATAA